In the Flagellimonas sp. HMM57 genome, one interval contains:
- a CDS encoding PAS domain-containing sensor histidine kinase, whose protein sequence is MASRNFYYQVILRVLVIVLTALAFAFSLVKVWYFTIAFSIIFLSGQVYYLIRFINSTNRKISYFFDAIRNEDFTLRFPEKMSIKSFKELNQSLNRVNSIIQEIHLEMQVREKYYQEILKQASIGIMTINEKGHILFANPTLEKMLNHSPLNHIKQIEQIDQNLYETFKALQPFERKLFQLTNEREQIQLALKSTPLTLNAESLMLVVVQDINAELDEKETESWVRLIRVLTHEIMNTITPITSITDSIIKYYTKNGEIVALKDLDDSKIKNTLKGLEVIKEQGGNLMEFVQSYRSLLSVPEPNRTIVKGKVFLEKIDVLMSARLEEEQTVFSVSCHPENLEFFIDKKQLTQVLINLSKNALQSVKEVENGQVQMKAGIEKDGRKYIEIRDNGPGIPPDLIEEIFVPFFTTKNEGTGIGLSLSRQVMQLHGGSLKVRSVPYEETVFRLNFA, encoded by the coding sequence ATGGCAAGCAGAAACTTTTATTACCAAGTCATTTTGAGAGTATTGGTCATTGTACTGACCGCATTGGCTTTTGCCTTTTCATTGGTTAAGGTATGGTACTTTACAATTGCATTCTCAATTATTTTTCTTTCAGGGCAAGTTTATTACCTTATCCGGTTTATCAATAGTACCAATCGTAAGATATCCTATTTTTTTGATGCCATTCGAAATGAGGATTTCACTCTTAGGTTTCCAGAAAAAATGTCCATAAAATCTTTTAAGGAACTCAATCAGAGCTTAAATAGGGTCAACAGCATTATTCAGGAAATCCATTTGGAAATGCAGGTTAGGGAAAAGTATTACCAAGAAATCCTAAAGCAGGCAAGTATTGGAATCATGACCATAAATGAGAAAGGGCATATTCTCTTCGCTAATCCCACATTGGAAAAAATGTTGAACCACAGCCCTTTAAACCACATTAAGCAAATTGAACAAATTGATCAAAATCTATACGAAACCTTCAAAGCCCTACAACCTTTTGAGCGAAAACTTTTCCAACTGACCAACGAAAGGGAGCAAATACAGTTAGCGCTTAAATCCACCCCACTTACCTTGAACGCGGAATCGCTTATGTTGGTTGTGGTACAGGACATCAATGCAGAGCTGGATGAAAAAGAGACAGAATCTTGGGTACGATTGATACGGGTGCTTACGCACGAAATCATGAATACGATCACACCAATAACCTCGATTACAGACTCCATTATTAAATACTATACCAAAAACGGGGAGATAGTAGCTCTAAAGGATTTGGACGACAGTAAGATCAAGAACACCTTAAAAGGGCTGGAAGTCATAAAAGAACAAGGTGGCAACCTTATGGAGTTTGTTCAGTCTTACCGTAGTCTGTTGAGTGTTCCAGAACCGAACAGAACCATTGTTAAAGGGAAAGTATTCCTCGAAAAAATAGATGTTTTAATGTCTGCTAGATTAGAAGAGGAACAAACGGTTTTTTCGGTAAGTTGTCATCCAGAAAATCTGGAATTTTTTATTGATAAAAAACAATTGACCCAAGTATTGATCAATCTCAGTAAAAATGCGCTGCAATCAGTTAAGGAAGTTGAGAATGGACAAGTTCAGATGAAGGCAGGTATTGAAAAAGATGGAAGAAAGTATATAGAGATAAGGGACAATGGCCCGGGAATTCCACCAGATCTTATAGAGGAAATTTTTGTGCCCTTTTTCACTACTAAGAATGAAGGCACGGGCATAGGGCTTAGCCTTTCTAGACAGGTAATGCAGTTGCATGGGGGCAGTTTAAAGGTACGTTCTGTACCTTATGAAGAAACTGTTTTTAGATTGAACTTTGCATAA
- a CDS encoding 3-oxoacyl-ACP synthase encodes MKEKLLQFCWDYVNGKMENLQKRSDALQESLNSETKSSAGDKHETGRAMVQLEQEKLGKQLFEVEQMKRLLQKVAIEKVPHKVALGSLVKTSTSKYFISISAGEFKTKDISVFCVSPSSPISKALLGKETKEVFLFNGMQKEILEIS; translated from the coding sequence ATGAAAGAAAAACTTTTGCAATTCTGTTGGGACTATGTGAACGGCAAAATGGAAAACCTACAAAAGAGAAGTGATGCTTTACAAGAATCGCTAAATTCAGAAACTAAGAGCAGTGCAGGTGATAAACATGAGACGGGTAGGGCAATGGTTCAATTGGAACAGGAGAAACTGGGCAAGCAACTTTTTGAAGTTGAGCAAATGAAACGGCTGCTTCAAAAGGTTGCTATTGAAAAAGTACCGCACAAGGTTGCTCTGGGGAGTTTGGTAAAAACAAGTACTTCAAAGTACTTCATCTCAATTTCGGCAGGAGAATTCAAAACAAAAGACATATCTGTTTTCTGCGTTTCCCCCAGTTCGCCAATTTCTAAAGCTTTATTGGGAAAAGAAACCAAGGAAGTCTTTCTGTTCAATGGGATGCAAAAAGAGATTTTAGAAATTTCTTAA
- a CDS encoding efflux RND transporter periplasmic adaptor subunit, whose protein sequence is MDIQLEKRKGLRPKHYGYIAIGILVLFTGWKLLFANSVSTFRTEKERLSIAQVSEGKFDDYITINGSVAPIATIYMDAYEGGRVSEKLIEEGTMVKKGDIILKLENMGLYEQILASESNLALKQNDLRSTKLTFDSRQVEGRRSLATAENDLQRFKRNYEQNQALYEDELISKEEFLLSKENYELSKKQFDIVKLQTVQDDELRETSLTGLDTDLNRMRKTLSMVYERLDHLNVRAPADGQLGFLDAEVGQSIAQGQRIGQVNVLTDFKIEAEIDEHYIDRVKRELSASLERNGKEFGLRLRKVYPEVRNGRFKVDLVFTGDKPATIRAGQSYNIKLQLGASNDALLLPKGGFFQSTGGQWVFVVGTNGDEAVKRNIRIGKQNSRYYEVLEGLEPGESVITSNYDSFGTAERIVLK, encoded by the coding sequence ATGGATATTCAATTAGAAAAAAGAAAAGGATTACGACCAAAACATTACGGATACATTGCAATAGGTATCTTGGTCTTATTTACGGGTTGGAAATTGCTCTTCGCAAATTCTGTGTCCACCTTTAGAACTGAAAAAGAACGCCTGTCCATAGCGCAGGTGTCTGAAGGTAAGTTCGATGACTATATCACCATAAATGGTTCTGTAGCTCCAATAGCCACCATATATATGGATGCTTATGAAGGCGGTCGAGTCTCTGAAAAGCTAATAGAGGAAGGAACTATGGTAAAAAAGGGAGACATTATCCTTAAGTTGGAGAATATGGGGCTTTATGAGCAAATATTGGCAAGCGAGAGTAACCTTGCCCTTAAACAGAATGACCTTCGTTCCACAAAATTGACTTTTGATTCCAGACAGGTGGAAGGCAGAAGATCTTTGGCAACTGCAGAAAACGACCTTCAACGCTTTAAAAGAAATTATGAGCAAAATCAAGCATTGTACGAAGACGAGTTGATTTCCAAAGAAGAATTTTTACTTTCCAAAGAGAACTATGAACTATCAAAGAAACAATTTGATATTGTAAAGTTGCAAACAGTACAAGATGATGAGTTACGGGAGACGTCACTCACAGGACTTGATACCGATTTAAATAGGATGCGCAAGACATTGTCCATGGTCTACGAACGTTTGGACCACCTCAATGTAAGGGCTCCTGCGGACGGACAATTAGGTTTCTTGGACGCAGAGGTTGGGCAAAGCATTGCTCAAGGACAGCGTATTGGTCAGGTGAATGTGTTGACAGATTTTAAGATAGAAGCGGAAATAGATGAACATTACATTGATCGTGTAAAAAGAGAGTTATCGGCTTCACTTGAAAGAAACGGAAAAGAATTTGGCCTCAGGTTGCGCAAAGTATATCCAGAAGTAAGGAACGGAAGGTTCAAAGTGGATCTTGTCTTTACTGGTGATAAACCAGCAACAATACGAGCCGGCCAGAGCTATAACATCAAGCTACAGTTAGGTGCATCAAACGATGCACTGTTACTGCCAAAAGGAGGGTTTTTTCAAAGTACGGGAGGACAATGGGTATTCGTTGTTGGAACAAATGGGGATGAAGCTGTAAAGCGAAATATCCGCATTGGCAAACAAAACTCCAGGTACTATGAAGTTTTAGAGGGCCTTGAGCCAGGTGAAAGCGTTATCACAAGCAATTACGACAGTTTTGGTACTGCCGAAAGAATAGTATTAAAGTAA
- a CDS encoding ABC transporter ATP-binding protein has product MIQIQNLKKSFRTEEVETLALNSVNLNVAEGEFVAIMGPSGCGKSTLLNIIGMLDNPTEGSYQFANHEVGGLRESQRTQLRKGNLGFVFQSFNLIDELTVFENVELPLIYLKMNKAERKEKVTKVLERMKIAHREKHFPQQLSGGQQQRVAIARAVVTNPKLILADEPTGNLDSKNGIEVMNLLTELNQEGTTIVMVTHSDRDSHYAHRVINLFDGQIVTESQNKPMNAMA; this is encoded by the coding sequence ATGATACAAATACAGAATCTGAAAAAAAGCTTTAGAACCGAAGAAGTAGAAACACTTGCGTTAAACAGCGTAAACTTAAACGTAGCTGAAGGGGAATTTGTAGCGATCATGGGGCCGTCTGGTTGCGGAAAATCCACACTTCTGAACATTATCGGAATGCTAGACAATCCAACAGAAGGTAGCTATCAATTTGCCAACCATGAAGTTGGAGGGCTTCGCGAGAGCCAACGCACACAACTTCGAAAAGGAAATCTTGGCTTCGTTTTTCAAAGTTTTAACCTCATAGATGAGCTTACCGTTTTTGAAAATGTGGAGTTGCCTCTTATTTACCTTAAGATGAACAAAGCGGAACGTAAAGAGAAAGTTACAAAGGTGTTGGAGCGGATGAAAATTGCCCATCGCGAAAAGCATTTTCCACAACAGCTCTCCGGAGGGCAACAACAAAGAGTTGCCATAGCTAGAGCTGTAGTTACCAATCCAAAACTGATATTAGCGGATGAGCCTACAGGTAACCTAGATTCCAAAAATGGTATCGAAGTAATGAACCTGCTTACCGAACTGAACCAAGAGGGTACAACAATCGTTATGGTGACCCACTCGGACAGAGATTCGCACTATGCCCATAGGGTCATCAATCTATTTGATGGGCAAATAGTGACCGAAAGCCAAAATAAACCCATGAATGCCATGGCTTAA
- the arfB gene encoding alternative ribosome rescue aminoacyl-tRNA hydrolase ArfB, protein MNREQLLRELNFKAVRSSGAGGQHVNKVSSKVELSFSLENSQAFSEQEKRRILKKMESRFTKEGILILYCDEARSQHKNKQLIIKRFFSLLKKALEVPKKRKPTKPSKSSIEKRLKSKKIDSFKKTNRQKPRLD, encoded by the coding sequence TTGAACAGAGAACAATTACTTAGAGAATTAAACTTTAAAGCTGTTCGTAGCAGTGGTGCTGGTGGTCAACATGTTAACAAGGTTTCTTCTAAAGTAGAGCTGTCTTTTTCATTGGAAAATTCACAAGCTTTTTCTGAACAGGAAAAGAGGCGTATCCTCAAAAAAATGGAATCCCGATTTACCAAAGAAGGAATTCTAATCTTGTACTGTGATGAGGCCCGAAGCCAGCACAAAAACAAACAGCTAATCATCAAACGCTTTTTCAGCTTACTAAAAAAGGCTTTGGAAGTTCCCAAAAAGCGAAAACCAACAAAGCCTTCAAAATCTTCGATTGAAAAACGATTGAAATCCAAGAAGATAGATTCGTTTAAAAAGACCAATCGTCAAAAACCAAGGTTGGATTAA
- a CDS encoding sulfate/molybdate ABC transporter ATP-binding protein has protein sequence MLKVHIDSFGYQDQTILEDISFTVAKGEHLALMGESGSGKSTLLKVIYGLLHLENGTVFWGENQALGPNFNLIPGESYMKYLSQDFDLMPFISVAENIGQHLSVFEQETHEQRIQELLELIELEAYAETKVKNLSGGQQQRVALARVLAQEPEVLLLDEPFGHIDNFKRNSLRRKLFPYLKKKGITLLTASHDPNDVLPYAEQTLVLEQGKMVAHQKTKKLYKSPPNYYTASLFGEVNSIPIKLLKAYAEIDKSVLIYPNELQVSDTTGLKVKVTNTYFKGSHYLNEAEANGDTVLYFNTQKRLKLGDTVFLNVSLETINKRLQVEQRTIT, from the coding sequence ATGCTTAAAGTTCATATAGATTCCTTCGGCTATCAAGACCAAACTATTTTAGAGGATATTTCTTTTACTGTAGCCAAAGGTGAACATTTGGCATTGATGGGAGAGAGCGGCTCTGGAAAAAGCACCCTTCTCAAAGTTATTTATGGGCTGCTCCATCTAGAAAATGGCACGGTTTTTTGGGGCGAAAACCAAGCTTTAGGCCCAAATTTCAATCTAATTCCTGGAGAATCGTACATGAAATACCTCTCTCAAGATTTTGACCTGATGCCCTTTATATCAGTAGCCGAAAACATTGGGCAACACTTATCCGTTTTTGAGCAAGAGACCCATGAGCAAAGAATTCAAGAATTATTGGAGCTTATTGAGCTTGAAGCTTATGCAGAAACAAAGGTCAAAAATCTAAGCGGCGGACAACAACAACGGGTAGCCTTGGCGCGGGTATTGGCACAAGAACCAGAAGTATTATTGTTAGATGAGCCCTTTGGTCATATCGATAATTTTAAAAGAAACTCGCTTCGCAGAAAACTGTTTCCTTATTTAAAAAAAAAGGGAATAACATTGCTCACCGCTAGCCATGACCCAAATGATGTTTTACCCTATGCAGAACAAACGCTTGTTTTGGAACAAGGAAAAATGGTAGCCCATCAAAAAACGAAAAAGTTATACAAAAGCCCCCCTAATTATTATACCGCTTCTTTATTTGGAGAAGTCAACAGCATCCCTATTAAATTATTGAAAGCCTATGCAGAGATTGATAAATCCGTTCTCATCTATCCCAATGAGCTTCAGGTTTCTGATACCACGGGTTTAAAAGTCAAGGTAACAAACACCTATTTTAAAGGAAGTCATTATCTAAATGAAGCTGAAGCAAATGGCGATACTGTTCTTTACTTCAATACGCAAAAGCGATTAAAGCTCGGCGATACTGTTTTCCTTAATGTATCTTTAGAAACAATCAATAAGCGTCTTCAAGTTGAACAGAGAACAATTACTTAG
- a CDS encoding nuclear transport factor 2 family protein, with protein sequence MTTQEVADKLVSFCREGKYDEAYGLYAEDALSVEMPGMPNEITIGRENIINQYREWAAGIEEMHGGTVGDPVVAGNHFVVPMSMDATFKETGRMQMDELCMYQVENGAIKKASYHYEVPSMS encoded by the coding sequence ATGACAACACAAGAAGTTGCGGACAAACTAGTGAGTTTTTGCAGAGAGGGAAAGTACGACGAAGCCTATGGTCTTTATGCTGAAGATGCTTTGAGCGTGGAAATGCCCGGAATGCCAAACGAAATAACTATCGGCAGGGAGAATATTATAAATCAGTACCGTGAATGGGCGGCAGGTATTGAAGAGATGCACGGCGGAACCGTTGGTGACCCAGTAGTAGCGGGAAATCACTTTGTGGTGCCAATGTCAATGGATGCCACATTTAAGGAAACTGGAAGAATGCAAATGGATGAACTTTGCATGTATCAAGTGGAAAATGGAGCTATAAAGAAAGCTTCCTACCATTATGAGGTGCCTTCCATGAGTTAA
- a CDS encoding prolyl oligopeptidase family protein codes for MRKLSLFIAVIIFAACETTSKREPIVVNYPTTKKVDTVDTYFGTEVKDPYRWLEDDRSTETEAWVKEQNASTFGYLDKIPFREDLKNRLEKLWNYEKLGSPFKEGDYTYFYKNDGLQNQYVVYRKKEGEEEAVFLDPNTFSEDGTTSLMGLKFTKDGSKAAYLISEGGSDWRKGIVINTEDMEIVEDTLVDIKFSGISWKGTNGFFYSSYDKPEGSELSAKTDQHKLYYHELGTPQSEDKLIFGGTPEEKHRYVQGYVSEDENYLFISASTSTSGNKLFLKDLTQPNSDLVTVLDNTESDTYVIENEGSKLFLVTNMEAPNKKIVVTDASNPTPENWKDLIPETENVLTAGNGGGYFFAEYMVDAISKVMQYDYKGKLVREVELPGVGSANGFGGKKDEKEFYFSFTNYNTPSSSYQYNVETGEYKQYWKPEIDFNPEDYESNQVFYTSKDGTKVPMIITHKKGVELNGKNPTILYGYGGFNVSLTPSFSIVNAVWMEQGGVYAVPNLRGGGEYGKKWHIAGTKLQKQNVFDDFIAAAEYLIENNYTSKEYLAIRGGSNGGLLVGATMTQRPDLMQVALPAVGVLDMLRYHTFTAGAGWAYDYGTSEDDEEMFKYIKGYSPVHNVKEGTAYPATLVTTGDHDDRVVPAHSFKFAAELQEKQTGTNPTLIRIETNAGHGAGTPVSKTIEQYADIFGFTLFNMGYDQLPNQAVLKEFKD; via the coding sequence ATGCGAAAATTAAGTCTTTTTATAGCCGTAATCATTTTCGCGGCTTGTGAAACTACCTCCAAAAGAGAACCAATCGTTGTGAACTATCCTACCACTAAAAAAGTCGATACCGTAGACACCTATTTTGGAACCGAAGTCAAAGACCCTTATAGATGGTTGGAAGACGACAGGAGTACCGAAACCGAAGCTTGGGTAAAGGAACAGAATGCTTCTACCTTTGGATATTTGGATAAAATCCCTTTTAGAGAGGATTTAAAAAACAGACTGGAAAAACTTTGGAACTATGAAAAATTAGGGTCTCCTTTTAAAGAAGGTGATTATACCTATTTCTATAAAAATGATGGGCTTCAAAATCAATATGTAGTTTACAGAAAAAAGGAGGGTGAAGAAGAAGCTGTTTTTTTAGACCCAAATACATTTTCTGAAGATGGAACAACATCGTTGATGGGATTAAAATTCACCAAGGATGGCTCAAAAGCAGCTTACTTAATTTCTGAGGGAGGTAGCGATTGGCGAAAGGGTATCGTTATCAATACAGAGGACATGGAGATTGTTGAAGATACTCTAGTGGATATCAAATTCAGTGGTATCTCATGGAAAGGAACTAATGGGTTTTTCTATTCCAGCTACGACAAACCTGAAGGTAGTGAGCTTTCTGCCAAAACGGACCAGCACAAATTGTATTACCACGAACTGGGAACTCCTCAATCTGAAGATAAGTTAATTTTTGGCGGTACTCCTGAAGAAAAACACCGTTATGTCCAAGGCTATGTTTCGGAAGATGAAAACTATTTGTTCATCTCCGCTTCAACATCAACTTCGGGAAATAAATTATTCTTAAAAGACCTTACACAGCCCAACAGTGATTTGGTCACTGTTCTGGACAATACCGAATCTGATACGTATGTCATAGAGAATGAAGGCTCCAAACTCTTTTTGGTGACCAACATGGAAGCCCCCAATAAAAAAATAGTGGTCACCGATGCTTCCAACCCAACTCCGGAAAACTGGAAAGACCTCATCCCTGAAACCGAAAATGTATTGACCGCTGGAAATGGCGGAGGCTACTTTTTTGCAGAATATATGGTCGATGCCATCTCCAAAGTAATGCAGTATGACTACAAAGGCAAGCTCGTACGAGAAGTTGAATTACCAGGGGTAGGCAGTGCCAATGGTTTTGGGGGCAAAAAAGATGAAAAGGAATTTTATTTTTCCTTCACTAATTATAATACCCCAAGTTCTTCGTACCAGTATAACGTAGAGACTGGAGAATACAAACAGTATTGGAAACCGGAAATAGATTTTAATCCAGAAGATTATGAATCAAACCAAGTATTCTATACTTCTAAGGACGGTACAAAAGTGCCGATGATAATAACCCATAAAAAAGGTGTCGAGTTAAATGGTAAAAATCCGACCATTCTCTACGGGTATGGAGGGTTTAATGTAAGCCTAACCCCATCATTCAGTATTGTCAATGCCGTTTGGATGGAACAAGGCGGAGTCTATGCCGTTCCCAATCTAAGAGGGGGTGGCGAGTACGGTAAAAAATGGCATATTGCAGGAACCAAGCTACAAAAGCAAAACGTATTCGATGACTTTATCGCTGCGGCAGAATATCTTATCGAAAACAATTACACTTCTAAAGAATACCTAGCTATACGTGGTGGTTCTAACGGAGGATTGTTGGTCGGGGCAACCATGACCCAACGCCCAGATTTAATGCAAGTGGCGTTACCAGCAGTTGGCGTATTGGATATGCTCCGCTACCATACGTTTACTGCAGGAGCAGGTTGGGCCTACGATTACGGCACCTCTGAAGATGATGAAGAAATGTTCAAATATATCAAAGGTTATTCACCTGTGCATAATGTAAAAGAAGGAACAGCATACCCTGCTACTTTAGTGACCACGGGAGACCATGACGACCGTGTGGTGCCTGCCCACAGTTTCAAGTTTGCCGCAGAATTACAAGAGAAGCAAACGGGTACCAACCCAACATTAATACGTATAGAAACCAATGCAGGACACGGTGCAGGAACTCCCGTAAGCAAAACCATTGAGCAATATGCCGATATTTTTGGTTTCACGCTCTTTAATATGGGTTACGACCAACTTCCAAACCAAGCTGTATTAAAGGAGTTCAAGGACTAA
- a CDS encoding sigma-54 dependent transcriptional regulator, translated as MIDAKILVIDDNKSVLSALEILLQFEYKSVQTLFNPNQISSFPNMEEIDIVLLDMNFSAGVNTGNEGLFWLGEIKKKSPNTSVIMMTAYGAVDLAVRALKLGASDFILKPWNNERLLTTVKSAFELRQSKQEIHKLKKKQSNLKQLINDDKNLIIGNSKALNSVLNLVRKVAKTDVNVLITGENGTGKELIAREVHRLSSRKDEVFINVDMGSIAENLFESELFGHMKGSFTDAKEDRAGKFEAAHQGSLFLDEMGNLSLQMQAKLLSAIQNKSIVRVGSNKSINVDIRLICATNCNLEQMVSDGLFREDLLYRINTIHIEVPPLREREGDVLILADFFLKKYANKYDKPGLRINNLAEEKLMEYAWPGNIRELQHTMERAVILSEGNVLKPTDFLLHSKPLQSFENGPETLDEMEQQMIYKALEQHDGNYSAAADQLGISRQTLYNKLKKKNK; from the coding sequence ATGATAGATGCTAAGATTTTAGTGATCGACGATAATAAAAGTGTATTGAGTGCACTGGAGATTTTGCTTCAGTTTGAATATAAAAGTGTCCAAACACTTTTCAACCCTAACCAAATATCCTCCTTTCCAAACATGGAAGAGATAGACATTGTGCTGTTGGACATGAATTTTTCAGCAGGTGTGAACACAGGTAACGAAGGATTGTTTTGGTTGGGAGAAATTAAAAAGAAATCTCCGAATACCTCAGTAATTATGATGACGGCCTATGGTGCTGTTGATTTGGCGGTAAGAGCCTTAAAGCTTGGAGCATCCGACTTTATCTTAAAGCCATGGAACAACGAAAGGCTATTGACCACCGTGAAATCGGCCTTTGAACTTAGACAATCCAAACAAGAGATACATAAGCTTAAAAAGAAACAGAGCAACCTAAAGCAACTTATAAATGATGACAAGAATCTGATTATTGGAAATTCCAAAGCACTCAACTCGGTCCTAAATTTGGTGCGTAAAGTGGCCAAAACCGATGTTAATGTTTTAATTACAGGTGAAAACGGTACAGGGAAGGAACTGATAGCACGAGAGGTACACCGTTTGTCTTCCAGAAAAGATGAGGTTTTCATAAATGTCGACATGGGTTCCATTGCAGAGAACTTGTTCGAGAGCGAGCTTTTTGGACATATGAAAGGCTCTTTCACCGATGCTAAGGAAGATCGTGCCGGCAAGTTTGAGGCTGCCCATCAGGGGTCTTTGTTTTTGGATGAAATGGGGAATCTTTCGTTGCAGATGCAGGCCAAGTTACTGTCGGCCATTCAAAATAAATCCATAGTACGAGTGGGATCTAACAAGTCCATCAATGTAGACATTCGGTTGATTTGTGCCACCAACTGCAACTTGGAACAAATGGTCTCCGATGGTCTTTTTAGAGAGGATTTGCTATATAGAATCAACACCATCCACATTGAGGTGCCACCGTTACGTGAAAGAGAAGGCGATGTTCTAATATTGGCCGACTTTTTCTTGAAGAAATATGCCAATAAATACGATAAGCCCGGGTTACGCATAAACAATTTAGCAGAGGAAAAGTTAATGGAATATGCCTGGCCAGGAAATATAAGAGAACTTCAACATACTATGGAACGTGCGGTAATCCTCTCTGAAGGAAACGTGCTAAAGCCAACAGATTTTCTTTTGCACTCTAAGCCTCTACAATCGTTTGAAAATGGCCCGGAAACACTGGATGAAATGGAACAGCAGATGATATACAAAGCTTTGGAGCAGCATGATGGCAATTATAGTGCCGCCGCTGACCAATTGGGCATTTCCCGCCAAACATTGTACAACAAATTGAAGAAAAAGAACAAGTAA
- a CDS encoding TolC family protein, which produces MKFRIYLTALTFFISFIGIGQKTWTLDECVAYAIEHNLQVKNSAYDKDSGKETYRQSIRSLLPSVTAFSDITYNTGLGDDPTTGLLVNQDFYSSNFSLNANIDVFQGFQKLNNIKASKFIYKATQEDVLQQKFLLAFRVMTAYYDIKFNEGLVANSLEQQEISQANYDLVKKQVEIGLMAKADIYEAESNLLADKLLVTQNKNLLKLAKLTLLQEMNLTEENDIVLQETLDPQPEKINGEQSVDSVYTMARNFVPLVKAQDFRVKAAKKQLQATRGGLYPSLSLVAGMRTRFSETNLDEDSGELIPFENQLNDNLARFVGAELSVPISLGWANHSRVKQQKIAYLQAKNNLEIQEQELFQIIQQLVQTNEALIDEYDQSNKRVEAQELAFNIAQKRYEKGLINAIDLFQAKNLYAVTQNENLQVGLRLKVNKSTLDFYNGLPIFNLN; this is translated from the coding sequence ATGAAATTTAGAATATACCTTACCGCTCTAACCTTCTTCATCTCCTTCATAGGGATTGGCCAAAAGACTTGGACCTTGGATGAATGTGTAGCCTATGCCATAGAACACAACCTTCAGGTCAAAAACAGTGCTTATGATAAGGATTCGGGAAAAGAAACCTATAGACAATCCATACGAAGTTTGTTGCCAAGCGTAACCGCCTTTTCAGATATAACCTACAATACTGGGCTTGGAGATGATCCAACAACAGGTCTTCTTGTAAATCAGGATTTCTATAGCTCCAATTTTAGTTTAAATGCGAATATTGATGTATTTCAAGGGTTTCAAAAATTGAACAACATCAAAGCTTCCAAGTTTATTTATAAAGCAACACAAGAAGATGTATTGCAACAAAAATTTCTTTTGGCGTTTAGGGTAATGACCGCCTATTATGACATCAAATTCAATGAAGGCCTTGTGGCAAACTCCCTTGAGCAGCAAGAAATCTCCCAAGCCAATTATGATTTGGTTAAAAAGCAAGTTGAAATTGGTCTTATGGCCAAAGCGGACATCTACGAAGCTGAATCCAATTTGTTGGCGGATAAACTTTTGGTCACCCAAAATAAAAACCTGCTCAAACTGGCCAAACTGACTTTGCTCCAAGAGATGAACTTAACGGAAGAAAATGACATCGTACTACAAGAAACTCTCGATCCCCAACCCGAAAAAATAAACGGAGAACAATCTGTAGATTCAGTTTATACAATGGCCAGAAATTTTGTGCCTCTTGTCAAAGCTCAAGATTTCAGGGTAAAAGCTGCCAAAAAGCAATTACAGGCCACTAGAGGTGGTCTGTATCCCTCCCTTTCGCTTGTTGCGGGAATGCGTACAAGATTTTCTGAAACTAACCTTGATGAAGATTCAGGAGAACTAATCCCATTTGAAAATCAGTTGAATGACAACCTAGCAAGATTTGTAGGTGCTGAGCTTTCTGTTCCCATTAGCTTGGGATGGGCTAATCACTCTAGGGTAAAACAGCAAAAAATAGCATACCTACAAGCTAAGAACAACCTTGAAATACAAGAGCAAGAGCTATTTCAGATTATTCAGCAGTTAGTGCAGACCAATGAGGCACTAATAGACGAATATGACCAAAGCAATAAAAGGGTTGAAGCTCAAGAGTTAGCTTTTAACATCGCACAAAAAAGATACGAAAAAGGACTTATTAATGCCATTGACCTTTTTCAGGCAAAAAATCTATATGCCGTCACCCAAAATGAAAACCTGCAAGTGGGCTTGCGCTTAAAAGTGAACAAGAGCACTTTGGACTTCTACAATGGCTTACCAATTTTTAATCTTAATTAA